A segment of the Streptomyces sp. XD-27 genome:
TGGTGCACGGCGGCGCGTGGGGATTCGCCTCGGGGGTGGATCTGACGATGGACGCGGCGGCCCGGGTCGCCGCGCAGGCGGTGGCGATGGCCAAGCTGTCGGCCAAGGTGATCGCCGCCGCCGGATCCGACGAGCGGGTGGAGCTGGCGGACGAGCCGGTGCACGCCGACCGCACCTGGGTCTCCGCCTACGAGACCGACCCGTTCGAGGTACCCGACGCGGAGAAGACCGCGCTGCTCGCGGACTGGAGCGAGCGGCTGCTGGCCGCGAAGGGGGTCGCGCACGCGGACGCGTCGCTGCTCTCCGTCCACGAGAACAAGTTCTACGCGGACACCGCGGGGACCACGACCACGCAGCAGCGCGTGCGGGTGCACCCGCAGTTGACGGCCGTGGCCGTGGATCCGGAGAGCGGCGAGTTCGACTCCATGCGCACGCTCGCGCCGCCGGCGGGCCGCGGCTGGGAGTACCTCCGGGGAACGGGCTGGGACTGGGACGCCGAGCTGGCCGAGATCCCCGCCCTGCTCGCCGAGAAGATGAGCGCGCCGTCCGTCGAGGCCGGGGCGTACGACCTGGTGGTGGACCCGTCCAATCTGTGGCTGACCATCCACGAGTCGATCGGCCACGCCACCGAGCTGGACCGGGCGCTGGGCTACGAGGCGGCGTACGCGGGCACCTCGTTCGCCACGTTCGACCAGCTCGGGAAGCTCCGGTACGGCTCGGAGATCATGAACGTCACCGGGGACCGGACCGCCGAGCACGGCCTGGCCACCATCGGGTACGACGACGAGGGCGTGGCCGGCCAGTCCTGGGACCTGGTCAAGGACGGGGTGCTGGTGGG
Coding sequences within it:
- a CDS encoding TldD/PmbA family protein, coding for MPHSIDEDFLALPLRALADAALARARALGADHADFRFERVRSASLRLRDAKPAASSDITDLGYAVRVVHGGAWGFASGVDLTMDAAARVAAQAVAMAKLSAKVIAAAGSDERVELADEPVHADRTWVSAYETDPFEVPDAEKTALLADWSERLLAAKGVAHADASLLSVHENKFYADTAGTTTTQQRVRVHPQLTAVAVDPESGEFDSMRTLAPPAGRGWEYLRGTGWDWDAELAEIPALLAEKMSAPSVEAGAYDLVVDPSNLWLTIHESIGHATELDRALGYEAAYAGTSFATFDQLGKLRYGSEIMNVTGDRTAEHGLATIGYDDEGVAGQSWDLVKDGVLVGYQLDRRIARLTGLGRSNGCAYADSPAHVPVQRMANVSLQPAPGGPSTEELISGVERGIYVVGDRSWSIDMQRYNFQFTGQRFFKIENGRLAGQLRDVAYQATTTDFWGSMAAVGGPQTYVLGGAFNCGKAQPGQVAAVSHGCPSALFRGVNILNTTQEAGR